The Haloprofundus salinisoli region CCGGAATCCTCGCGTTCAAGAGCGTCAAGAAGTCCGACGCCCGCGCACTCGCCCGCGCGACCGGCGCGAAGCGCCTCGGTTCGCTCTCGGACCTCGACGAGTCCGACTTCGGTCGCGTCGACAGCGTCAGCGTGAAGAAGTTCAGCGACGACGAACTCACCTTCATCGAGGGCGGCGAGGCGGCGAAGGCCGTCACGCTGTTTCTCCGCGGCGGCACCGAGCACGTCGTCGACGAGCTCGAACGCGCGATGAACGACGCCGTCGACGTGGTCATCGCCGCGCTCGACAACGGCGGCGTCGTCCCCGGCGCTGGCGCGACCGAAATCGCCATCGCCGACCACATCCGCTCGGAGTCCGCGGGCATCGAGGGCCGCAAACAGCTCGCGGTCACCGCCTTCGCCGACGCCGTCGACAGCCTCCCGCGCACGCTCGCGGAGAACACCGGCATGGACTCCATCGACGCGCTGGTCGACCTCCGCGCCGCCCACGAGAGAGACGGCCGCGCCGGCATCATCTCGACGGGCCGCAGTGGCGAAATCGGCGACCCCGTCGAAGCGGGCATCCTCGACCCCGCGGCGGTCAAGCGTGAAGCCATCGAGTCCGCCACCGAGGCCGCGACGATGATCGTCCGCATCGACGACGTCATCGCCGCCGAGTAAGGCGACCGACCGCGACTTTTTCGGGTCCGACGCGCACGCCCGCAAACGTATTTCTCGGAGACGGGCGTCTCTCACTCATGTCCGAAGAACCGGGCGAATCGCGCGAGCCGTGTATCGTGCGCGCCGCCGACGGCTGGACCGGAGAGAGCGACGACGGGAGTCGATGGAAGCGCCTCGGCCGACTGGCGGGCGGCGACCGTCTCGGCTGCACACTCGAAGAACTGCTCCCGGGTCACGACCCGCTCCCGTACCACTACCACACCGCTAACGAAGAGGCGCTGTACGTGCTCGACGGTCGTGGAGCGCTCAGAACGCCGGCGGGCGAGTTCGACGTCGGCGCGGGCGACTACGTCTCGTTTCCCGTCGGCGAGGCGGGCGCACACACCGTCGAAAACGCCTCCGACGTGCCGCTTCGGTATCTCGCCGTCTCCACGATGACCGAGCCGGACGTGGTCGTCTACCCCGACGAGGGGACGCTGTGCGTGAACGCGGGCGCAGCGCCCGGTCGCCCTCGCGGGGAGTTCACGTTGCGGCGGTCGTTCTCGTTGAGCGACGGCACGGACGTGTGACGGAATGGGTCGTCTCCGTCGAGCGATTGAGCCCTCCAGCGTCGTTGACACCGACGTCCGCTCTCTGGTTCACACTCGCGGCAGCGACCAGTCGCGCCTGAGCGCGACGAGCCGAACGACGAGGACGAACCCCGCACACGCGACGGCGGCGAAGTCAGCGGACGCACCGCCCGTCACGAGCGCCCAGAACGAGACGCCACCGAGAAGCGCGGGCGTGGCGTAGAAATCCTCGCGGAGCACCACCGGAACTCTGGTCAGCAGCAGGTCCGCGAGACTCCCGCCGCCGACGGCGGTCAGCGTTGCGAGGACGATCACACCGTACGGCGACAGTCCGGCCTCCGCGCCGACCAGTGCGCCGGTCGCGGCGAATGCGGCCAATCCGATGGCGTCGGGCACCTGTATCGCGGGGTGGTCGCGCAGTCGCCCCGAGACGAGAGCCGAGAGGAGGACCGCGAGACCGACGCCGACGAACGCGACGCTCATCTCGGCGACCGACTGGAGCGAGGCGGGCGTCCGGCCGACGAGCACGTCGCGCATCGTGCCGCCGCCGAGCGCCGTGAGGACGCCGAGAACGGCCACGCCGAAGAGGTCGAGGTCGGCGTCGGCGGCCTTCAGCGAGCCGACGACCGCGAAGGCGACGAGACCGACGAGGTTCATCACCGAGAACGCGTCAACCATCGAGTTCGACGCGAACGGAGTCACCGACGCCGACGCCGAACGCGTCGTCGCCGCGGCCGCGATTGACCGCCAGTTCGACGTTGCCGTGGCTGCCGACCGTCAGGAGGCGCTCGCCCGGGTCGACGGCGGCGAACGACGCTCCGACCGGGACGGATTCGCCGTTTACCGTCACGGCGTCGCGGCCGTCGAGGTGGTCGCCGGGGAGATTGGTGACGGCGTTGCCGAAGTCGTCGACGACGAGCACTTCACCCGTTGCGGCGTCCTCGTCGACCCCGGGGTCGGGAAATCGGAGGTCGGCGAACTCGTCGGTCGGGGAGACGGCGTCGAGCGATTCGACCGCGTCGACGCCGACCTCGTGGACCGCGGCGGCGGCGGGCGCGAACACGTCCCGGCCGTGAAACGTCGCGGAGTCGGGGTTCTCGTACGAATAGTCGAACACGTCGATTTCGGACGCACCCGTCTGTTCCTCGGCGAGTCGGCGCGCGGCGGGGAACAGTAGACCGTTGTCGGGACCGACGAGTGCGTGGTCGCCCGCGCGGACGACGAGGGCGGCGCGGTCGGTGCCGACGCCGGGGTCGACGACCGCGAGGTGAACCGCGGGCGGAAAGTACGGCAGTACCTCGCGGAGCCAGAACGCGGCGGTTCGCACGTCCTGTCGGGGGAAGTCGTGGCCGACGTCGACGAGTCGGGCGTCGGTTCGGTCGAGGATGACGCCCTTCATCGCGGCGGGGTAGGGGGTGCCGAAGTCGGAGGCGAGCGTAATCATCTCACGCGGGGTCGGTGTTGCCGTCGCCGTTGGCGTCGGAGTCGCTGACGCGCTGGATGCGCTCGATACCGTCGATCTCCTCGACGACTTCGACGACGGCCGGAGGGACGAGATGCTGCCAGTCCTCGTCTCGAATCATCCGCTCGCGGAGTTCCGTCCCCTCGAGCACCTCGCGTCTGAACATCGGCGACTGGCGCACTTCCACGCCTGCCTCGTCGAACAGTTGTACGACGAGCGGGTTGTTCGAGTACGCGACGTCGAAACTCGGCGACATGCTCTGGACGTGACTCACCCAGACGGAGTTTCGGTCGAGGTCCTCGATGGGGACGACGTAGGTCGTGAGGTCGAAGTCGGCCAGCGACTTCGTCAACATCATCACGCGCTCGCCCGCGGTGAACGGGTTGCGCGGACTGTGCGAGTCGCCCGCGCTCCCGATGCCGAGGACGAGTTCGTCGACTTCGGTCTCGATCTCTTCGACCATGTGGTGGTGGCCGTTGTGGTACGGCTGGAACCGTCCGATGTAGAACCCCCGCATGACCGAACAGTACCGTCGCAGTATTTATAAACACGGCGAGTCGCCCCAAACGCCAAAATCGGGCGCGAGAGGCCTATAAGCGAGTGGACTGGTTGGAACAGCGACGGATGCTCGGGGAGAAAGTATATCAGTCGAGCGACCCTCCGGACAGGTAGCGATATAGTTCTATGAGCAACGACATGGACAAAGACGACAGCCTCCCGGAACAGGGGGCAGACGAGTCCGCGCCGACGTCCGAGAAGGACGTCACCGACCCCGTCGACGACGGGACTGACGAGCGGACCATCGACGACCTCGGAAGCGACGTCGAGATATCGGCCGACATCGCCGACGACGTCGACGAGGACGACCTCCTCGGCGGCCTCCAAATCGACACCACCGAAGATATCGAGGTCCCCGACCGACTCGTCGATCAGGTCATCGGACAGGAGCACGCTCGCGACGTTATCCTGAAAGCGGCCAAGCAGCGTCGCCACGTCATGATGATCGGCTCTCCGGGCACTGGGAAGTCGATGTTGGCGAAGGCGATGAGCGAACTCCTCCCGAAGGAGGAACTTCAAGACGTTCTCGTCTACCACAACCCCGACGACGGCAACGAACCGAAGGTTCGGACCGTCCCCGCGGGGAAGGGCGAACAGATCGTCGAGGCCCACAAAGAGGAAGCCAGAAAGCGCAACCAGATGCGCTCGTTCCTCATGTGGATCATCATCGCGGTGGTCGTGGGCTACTCGCTCATCATCGCCCAGCAGGTACTTCTGGGCATTCTCGCGGCCGGTATCATCTTCCTCGCGTTCCGCTACGGTTCCCGCGGCAGCGACGCGATGATTCCGAACCTCCTCGTCAACAACGCTGACACGTCGACGGCCCCGTTCGAGGACTCCACCGGCGCTCACGCCGGCGCGCTGCTCGGCGACGTCCGCCACGACCCGTTCCAGTCCGGCGGGATGGAGACGCCGAGCCACGACCGCGTCGAAGCCGGTGCGATTCACAAGGCGAACAAAGGCGTGCTGTTCATCGACGAGATCAACACGCTCGACATCCGCAGCCAGCAGCACCTGATGACGGCGATTCAGGAGCGCGAGTTCTCCATCACCGGCCAGTCCGAGCGCTCCTCGGGCGCGATGGTCCAGACGGAGCCGGTTCCGACGGACTTCGTGATGGTCGCGGCGGGGAACCTCGACGCGATGGAGAACATGCACCCGGCGCTTCGCTCCCGTATCAAGGGGTACGGTTACGAGGTGTACATGGACGACACCATCGAGGACACGCCGGAGATGCGCCGCAAGTACGCGCGCTTCGTCGCCCAGGAGGTCGCCAAAGACGGCCGCCTTCCCAAGTTCAACGAGGAGGCCATCGAGGAGATTATCCTCGAAGCCCGCCGCCGCGCGGGCCGGAAGGGTCACCTCACCCTCGAACTGCGTAACCTCGGCGGCCTCGTCCGCGTCGCGGGCGACATGGGCCGCGCCGAGGACGCTCCGATGACCACCCGCGAACACGTGCTGCAGGCGAAGGGCCGCTCCCGCAGCATCGAGCAACAGCTCGCGGACGACTACATCAAGCGCCGCAAGGATTACGAGCTCTCGGTCAACGAAGGGTTCGTCCCCGGCCGCGTCAACGGCCTCGCCGTCATGGGAGAGGACTCCGGTATCGTCATGCCCGTGATGGCCGAGGTGACGCCCTCGCAGGGTCCCGGACAGGTCATCGCCACCGGGAAGCTCCAGGACATCGCCGAGGAGTCCGTCCAGAACGTCTCCGCCATCATCAAGAAGTACTCCGGCGAGAACATCGCCGAGAAGGACGTCCACATCCAGTTCGTCCAGTCGTACGAGGGCGTCAACGGCGACTCCGCGTCCATCACGGTCGCCACCGCCGTTATCAGCGCGCTCGAAGACGTCGGCATCGACCAGTCGCTGGCGATGACCGGGTCGCTCTCGGTCCGCGGCGACGTGCTGCCGGTCGGCGGCGTCACTCACAAGATCGAGGCCGCCGCGAAGGCGGGCATGAAGCGCGTCATCATCCCAAGAGCGAACATGCAGGACGTGATGATCGAAGAGGAGTACCAGGAGATGGTCGATATCATCCCCGTCAGCCACATCAGCGAAGTGCTCGACGTGGCGCTCGAGGGCGAACCCGAGAAGGACTCGCTCGTCGACCGCCTCAAGAGCATCACCGGCTCCGCGTTCGAGAAGCAGGGTACCCCGAGCCCCTCGAACCCCAGTCCGCAGTAGCGTAGATGGCCGACTGGTCGACGTTCGCGGGGTTCGCGGGCGTCGTCCTCGTTCTGTTACTTTTGTTGGCTCGCGCGTCGCAAGGAGTCGTGAGCGGCGGCGCTACGACGACACCCGCCGAGACGACCGATACAGTCGAATCGATCGACGCTCCCGAGACGGCAACCACCGTCGATGCGGGCGAGACGACCGTCGGCGAGACAGTCGTCGACGAGACGACCGTCGGCGAGAGCGCCGAGATCTCTGGCCTCGCCGGCACCGACTCGAACGGCACGACAGCGCCTTCAGCTCCCGAGCGACCGAACCGTCTCGAAGACGTGGAGTTTCCGGGACGGGTCAAGTACGGTCCCGCCCCCGAGCGTCGACCCGCCGGGGAGACTGCCCCGGTGAACGAGTCCGAAGGCGACGCCGGTACAGACCCGGTCGCGTCGTCGGCGGACCGCCTCGCCTCGGGAGATCTCTCGACGGGAGCGCTGCTGGCGAACGTCGCTCTCTCGCAGGGGTTGTTCGCCGGACTGCTACTCGCGGGAGCGTGGGTCGCGGAGATTCCGGCGTCGGCGTTCGGTGTCACCGCGGCGACGACGGACCTCACCGCGCTCGCTCTCGGCGTCGCGTTCGGGGTTGTCCTGTACGTCGTAAACGAGATCGCGGCGATAGTCGGCGAACGATTCGACCTGGGCGGCGTTCGAAAATCGCAAAGCGATTCTCGGGCCGACCGGAACGCGTCGCGTTCCGGTGACGCCGAGGCGCTTCGAGAGGCGCTGGCCCCCGACTCCGCCGGCGGGTGGGCGGTTCTGCTCCTGATCGTGCTTCCCATCATCGCCGGCTTCGAGGAGCTGCTGTTCCGCGGTGCGCTCGTCGGCGTTCTCTCCGCGGGCTTCGGAATCTCCCCGTGGCTTCTCGCCGCGCTCTCGTCGGTCGCGTTCGGACTCGGCCACGGCGCGCAGGGGCCGGTCGGCATCCTCGTCACTGGGGCTGTCGGATTCGTACTCGCGGCGGCGTTCGTCCTCACCGAGAGCCTGCTCGTCGTCGTGGTCGCGCACTACCTCGTGAACGCGCTGGAGTTCGTCGTCCACGAGGGGTTCGGCTGGGAGTGGACGGGTCGGGAACGAACGAGTTAGGGTGTCGGAGCCGAAAGCGCGGAGCGAATGGCTCCCTTGCAGTCGCTCCCGAGAAGCGTCCGCGTGCTCCTCGCGGTCGGCGTCGTCGCCGTCGCCGTCGCGGCGATGTACGGCACCGCGACCCGCAACCCGACGCTGTCGTCGTTGTGGACGCTCGTCTACGCGACGCTGTTTTTCGTCTGGGGAGTGCGACTGTGGGAGGGCCGCGGCGACGGGTCGACGCTGCGCGTCGTCGGCGCGGGGGCGCTGTTCGTCGCGGCGGTCGTCTGGACGCTGGAGTTCGTGGGGCTGTTCCGGAGTGGAGCCGTCGGCGGCGTCGTCGACGTGGTCACGCTCTTGGCCGTCGTTCTCGGTGTCGGGGCGTACCTCAAACTGGAGTCGCTCGGCCGGACGGAGTGAGAGACGACGCTACCCCTGTTCGACCCGCCGAAGCGCGGCGGCCACGTCCTCGGGCGTCGCCCCTCGTGCCTCGATCCGGTGGTCGGGAATCAGCAGCGGAACCGGGTTCGACCGCAACGCGTTCTCGACCAGTCGGATATCCTCTTCCTCGTCGGCGTCGAGTCCGGCCAACCGCGCCAACCGTTCGACGGAAATCGTCTCGCCGTAGGGGACGTTCCGGACCGCCTCCAGCACCCCCCGCCGGTCGGTCGGCACCGTCAGCGCGACGGGCGCGTCGTCGAAGTGGTCCTCTGCGCCGTCGAGATAGTCGAAGATGCGGTCTAGGAGGGGGTGGTCGGGCTCCGCGTCGTCGGGCACCGAGTCGAGAAACGAGACGTCGATGACGCGGCCACCGGCGACGCCGAGTTGGACGACGCCGTCGAGCGTCGGCGACTCGCGCGCGTAGATTCCTGCGTCTTCCATGCTCGACTCCTGTGCGGGCACGGTATTGAAAGGGGCGCTCGCCGTCCCACAGACGCAACTCTTATGAACAGATTAGTGCATTAGTGTACATCAATGAACGACACAGCAGAGGTCGCCCCGGCGGTACGCTCGATTCTCGCCGCCGCGCGCGACCGAGACGGCGGGGACGAACGACTGTCGGTCGACGCCCGGTCGTTGCCCCAGGCGTTCGACGCCGCCGAAGAGGGGGGGAAACTCCCCGTAATCGCCGAAGTAAAGCCGACCAGTCCCACCACCGAGGGAACGCGCGACGACGACCCGGTCGAACTCGCACGGCAGATGGTCGACGGCGGCGCGGCGGCGCTATCGGTGCTGACCGAACCCGAGCACTTCGGCGGGTCGACCGAGAACCTGCGGCGGATTCGTGAGGCCGTCGACGTGCCCGTGCTCCGGAAGGATTTCGTCGTCCGCGAGGACCAGTTGGACGTGGTGGAAGCCGACGCGGTGCTGCTCATCGCGCGGTTCGTCGACGACCTCTCGGGACTGCTCGACGCGGCCGAATCACGCGGCTTTCAGGCGCTCGTCGAAGTTCACGACGGCGAGGAACTGGCCGAAGCTATCGACGCAGGAGCCTCCATCGTCGGCGTCAACAACCGCGACCTGGCGAAACTGGAGGTCGACCTCTCGACGTTCGAGTCCGTCGCGCCCGCGGTGCCAGAGGGCGTGACGCTCGTCGCCGAGAGCGGGGTGACGACGCCCGACGACGCCCGGCGGATGCGCGCGGCGGGCGCGGACGCCCTGCTCGTCGGCTCCGCGATTATGGACGCCGGTAAGTCCAGGGACTCACCGAACGCGCAGAACGCTGACGGTTCTGCGCACGGAGACGTGCGAACGAACACCGAGACATTCGTCACTGCGGAGACCAACGAGCACCCATGAGCACGAGCGACGGGAAGTTCGGCCCCTACGGCGGACAGTACGTCCCCGAGGCGCTGATGCCTGCCATCGAGGAACTGGAGGACGCCTACGAGCGGTACGTCCTGAACAACGAGAACGGCTTCATGGACGAGTTCCGCCGGCGACTGCGGGACTTCGGCGGCCGGCCGACGCCGACGCAGTACGCCGAGCGCCTCTCCGAGCGCTACGGCCGCGACGTGTACATGAAGCGCGAGGACCTCGTTCACGGCGGCGCGCACAAACTGAACAACGCGCTCGGGCAGGTTCTCCTCGCGCAGTACATGGGCAAAGATCGCATCATCGCCGAGACCGGCGCGGGTCAACACGGCACCGCGACGGCGATGGCCTGCGCGCATCTCGACTTCGACTGCGAGGTGTACATGGGCGAGCGCGACATCAACCGCCAGCGCCCGAACGTCTTCCGGATGAAGATAAACGGCGCGGACGTCAACCCGGTCACCGTCGGCCGCGGCACGCTCAAAGAGGCCATCTCGGAGACGATGCGCGACTGGGCGACGAACGTCGAGGACACCCACTACGTCATCGGCTCCGTCGTCGGGCCGCACCCGTTCCCGGCGATGGTCCGCGACTTTCAAGCAGTGATCTCCGAGGAGGCCCGCGAACAGATGCGAGAGCGGGCCGGAACGCTCCCCGACTCGGTGCTCGCCTGCGCGGGCGGCGGGTCGAACACGATGGGCGCGTTCGCGAACTTCGTCGGCGACGAGGGGGTCGACTTGTACGCCGTCGAGGCCGGCGGGTCGTCGCTGTCGGTCGACGAGGAGAAAGGCGTCGCGCCGAACTCCGCCTCGCTGTCGACCGGCGGCGAGGGCGTGCTCCACGGCGCGCGCACCAAACTGCTGCAGGACCGCGACGGCCAGATTATGGAGTCGCACAGCGTCTCCTCGGGACTCGATTACGCGGGTGTCGGTCCCGAACTCGCCCATCTGGTCGACGAAGAACGCGTGGCGCCGGTGAACGTCGACGACGACGCGGCGCTGGAGGCGTTCCACCGTCTCTCGCGGATGGAGGGGGTCATCCCGGCGCTGGAGACGGCGCACGCGTTCGCCTACCTCGAAAAGGATTACAGGAACCTCGGCGAAACAGTCCTCGTGAACGTCTCCGGTCGGGGCGACAAGGATCTGGAGTCCGTCATCGAGGAGACCGAGAAGCGCGGCATCGAGAACGCGCCGGACATGTCGATGTTCTCAGGGGGGCTCCGATGAGCCGAATCCCCGAAGCGTTCGCCGACGTTCGCGGCGGTAAAGCCGCCGCGAGCCAACCCGAAGCAGACGCTTCTGGTGACGGCCCCGCGTTCATCCCGTATCTCGCGGTCGGCGACCCCGACTACGACTCTTCCATCGAGTACGTCGAGGCGCTCGAACGCGGCGGCGCGGACATCATCGAACTCGGCCTCCCCTTCTCGGAACCGGTCGCGGAGGGACCGACGATTCAGAACGCGGTGGTGCGGGCGCTCGAAGGCGGCATGACGCCGACGCGCTTCTTCGAGTTCGTCGAAGAGCTCGACGTCGACGTGCCGCTCGTCTGCATGACGTACTACAATCTCATCTACCGGTACGGGGGCAGCGACGCCGACCGGCCGCGAGCGTTCGTCGAGAAAGCCGCCGAAGTCGGCCTCGACGGCTTCGTCGTCCCCGACCTCCCCGCCGAGGAGGCCGACCCGCTCCGCGAGGCGTGCGACGAGTTCGACCTCGATCTCGTCTTCATCGTCGCGCCGACGACGGAGGGCGAACGCTTGGAGCGAATCATGGAACAGGTCTCGGGCTACGTCTACGTCCAGGCGCGTCTCGGCGTCACCGGGGCGCGAAGCGACGTATCGACGCAGACCGACGAGAGCCTCGGCCGACTCAGCGAGTGGAACGTCCCGAAGGCCGTCGGGTTCGGTATCAAGACCGGCGAGCACGCCGAGCAGATCGTCGCCGGCGGTGCAGACGGCATCATCGTTGGCAGCGCGCTCGTCGAGATAGTCGCTGAGGGCCACGAGAACGGCGATTCGGCCGAAACGGTCGCCGACCGACTCGAACGGAAGGCTCGAGAACTGAGCGAAGGGGCCGAGCGCGGATTCGCGCAACGCACACCGCATCCGGAACGCACATAACCGTACACTGGCACAGTCTCACATACCCATGAACACAGGAATTCACGCACGACTCGACCGCATCTCCACGGAGGGGCGATACCTCGTCGTCCCGATGGACCACGGAATCACACTCGGGGCCGTAAAAGGCCTCAAGAACATCGAATCGACTATCTCGGCGGTGACGCGCGGCGGGGCCGACGCGGTTCTCACGCAGAAGGGAATCGCCCCGCGCGTCCACCCGCACAAGAACGGCCGCGGCTACATCGTCCATCTGAACGCCTCCACCGTCATCGGCCCCGACAGCAACGACAAACGGATGACCGGAACCGTC contains the following coding sequences:
- a CDS encoding nicotinamide-nucleotide adenylyltransferase, which encodes MRGFYIGRFQPYHNGHHHMVEEIETEVDELVLGIGSAGDSHSPRNPFTAGERVMMLTKSLADFDLTTYVVPIEDLDRNSVWVSHVQSMSPSFDVAYSNNPLVVQLFDEAGVEVRQSPMFRREVLEGTELRERMIRDEDWQHLVPPAVVEVVEEIDGIERIQRVSDSDANGDGNTDPA
- a CDS encoding cupin domain-containing protein — encoded protein: MSEEPGESREPCIVRAADGWTGESDDGSRWKRLGRLAGGDRLGCTLEELLPGHDPLPYHYHTANEEALYVLDGRGALRTPAGEFDVGAGDYVSFPVGEAGAHTVENASDVPLRYLAVSTMTEPDVVVYPDEGTLCVNAGAAPGRPRGEFTLRRSFSLSDGTDV
- the lonB gene encoding ATP-dependent protease LonB, with translation MSNDMDKDDSLPEQGADESAPTSEKDVTDPVDDGTDERTIDDLGSDVEISADIADDVDEDDLLGGLQIDTTEDIEVPDRLVDQVIGQEHARDVILKAAKQRRHVMMIGSPGTGKSMLAKAMSELLPKEELQDVLVYHNPDDGNEPKVRTVPAGKGEQIVEAHKEEARKRNQMRSFLMWIIIAVVVGYSLIIAQQVLLGILAAGIIFLAFRYGSRGSDAMIPNLLVNNADTSTAPFEDSTGAHAGALLGDVRHDPFQSGGMETPSHDRVEAGAIHKANKGVLFIDEINTLDIRSQQHLMTAIQEREFSITGQSERSSGAMVQTEPVPTDFVMVAAGNLDAMENMHPALRSRIKGYGYEVYMDDTIEDTPEMRRKYARFVAQEVAKDGRLPKFNEEAIEEIILEARRRAGRKGHLTLELRNLGGLVRVAGDMGRAEDAPMTTREHVLQAKGRSRSIEQQLADDYIKRRKDYELSVNEGFVPGRVNGLAVMGEDSGIVMPVMAEVTPSQGPGQVIATGKLQDIAEESVQNVSAIIKKYSGENIAEKDVHIQFVQSYEGVNGDSASITVATAVISALEDVGIDQSLAMTGSLSVRGDVLPVGGVTHKIEAAAKAGMKRVIIPRANMQDVMIEEEYQEMVDIIPVSHISEVLDVALEGEPEKDSLVDRLKSITGSAFEKQGTPSPSNPSPQ
- the trpA gene encoding tryptophan synthase subunit alpha; amino-acid sequence: MSRIPEAFADVRGGKAAASQPEADASGDGPAFIPYLAVGDPDYDSSIEYVEALERGGADIIELGLPFSEPVAEGPTIQNAVVRALEGGMTPTRFFEFVEELDVDVPLVCMTYYNLIYRYGGSDADRPRAFVEKAAEVGLDGFVVPDLPAEEADPLREACDEFDLDLVFIVAPTTEGERLERIMEQVSGYVYVQARLGVTGARSDVSTQTDESLGRLSEWNVPKAVGFGIKTGEHAEQIVAGGADGIIVGSALVEIVAEGHENGDSAETVADRLERKARELSEGAERGFAQRTPHPERT
- a CDS encoding SAM hydrolase/SAM-dependent halogenase family protein → MITLASDFGTPYPAAMKGVILDRTDARLVDVGHDFPRQDVRTAAFWLREVLPYFPPAVHLAVVDPGVGTDRAALVVRAGDHALVGPDNGLLFPAARRLAEEQTGASEIDVFDYSYENPDSATFHGRDVFAPAAAAVHEVGVDAVESLDAVSPTDEFADLRFPDPGVDEDAATGEVLVVDDFGNAVTNLPGDHLDGRDAVTVNGESVPVGASFAAVDPGERLLTVGSHGNVELAVNRGRGDDAFGVGVGDSVRVELDG
- a CDS encoding CPBP family intramembrane glutamic endopeptidase, which codes for MADWSTFAGFAGVVLVLLLLLARASQGVVSGGATTTPAETTDTVESIDAPETATTVDAGETTVGETVVDETTVGESAEISGLAGTDSNGTTAPSAPERPNRLEDVEFPGRVKYGPAPERRPAGETAPVNESEGDAGTDPVASSADRLASGDLSTGALLANVALSQGLFAGLLLAGAWVAEIPASAFGVTAATTDLTALALGVAFGVVLYVVNEIAAIVGERFDLGGVRKSQSDSRADRNASRSGDAEALREALAPDSAGGWAVLLLIVLPIIAGFEELLFRGALVGVLSAGFGISPWLLAALSSVAFGLGHGAQGPVGILVTGAVGFVLAAAFVLTESLLVVVVAHYLVNALEFVVHEGFGWEWTGRERTS
- the trpC gene encoding indole-3-glycerol phosphate synthase, whose translation is MNDTAEVAPAVRSILAAARDRDGGDERLSVDARSLPQAFDAAEEGGKLPVIAEVKPTSPTTEGTRDDDPVELARQMVDGGAAALSVLTEPEHFGGSTENLRRIREAVDVPVLRKDFVVREDQLDVVEADAVLLIARFVDDLSGLLDAAESRGFQALVEVHDGEELAEAIDAGASIVGVNNRDLAKLEVDLSTFESVAPAVPEGVTLVAESGVTTPDDARRMRAAGADALLVGSAIMDAGKSRDSPNAQNADGSAHGDVRTNTETFVTAETNEHP
- a CDS encoding MGMT family protein, with the translated sequence MEDAGIYARESPTLDGVVQLGVAGGRVIDVSFLDSVPDDAEPDHPLLDRIFDYLDGAEDHFDDAPVALTVPTDRRGVLEAVRNVPYGETISVERLARLAGLDADEEEDIRLVENALRSNPVPLLIPDHRIEARGATPEDVAAALRRVEQG
- the trpB gene encoding tryptophan synthase subunit beta; the protein is MSTSDGKFGPYGGQYVPEALMPAIEELEDAYERYVLNNENGFMDEFRRRLRDFGGRPTPTQYAERLSERYGRDVYMKREDLVHGGAHKLNNALGQVLLAQYMGKDRIIAETGAGQHGTATAMACAHLDFDCEVYMGERDINRQRPNVFRMKINGADVNPVTVGRGTLKEAISETMRDWATNVEDTHYVIGSVVGPHPFPAMVRDFQAVISEEAREQMRERAGTLPDSVLACAGGGSNTMGAFANFVGDEGVDLYAVEAGGSSLSVDEEKGVAPNSASLSTGGEGVLHGARTKLLQDRDGQIMESHSVSSGLDYAGVGPELAHLVDEERVAPVNVDDDAALEAFHRLSRMEGVIPALETAHAFAYLEKDYRNLGETVLVNVSGRGDKDLESVIEETEKRGIENAPDMSMFSGGLR
- a CDS encoding trimeric intracellular cation channel family protein, whose protein sequence is MVDAFSVMNLVGLVAFAVVGSLKAADADLDLFGVAVLGVLTALGGGTMRDVLVGRTPASLQSVAEMSVAFVGVGLAVLLSALVSGRLRDHPAIQVPDAIGLAAFAATGALVGAEAGLSPYGVIVLATLTAVGGGSLADLLLTRVPVVLREDFYATPALLGGVSFWALVTGGASADFAAVACAGFVLVVRLVALRRDWSLPRV